A segment of the Fusarium oxysporum f. sp. lycopersici 4287 chromosome 4, whole genome shotgun sequence genome:
CTAGAGAGGCGAGGATCCAGAATGCTGTTGGGCCGGTGACCTCTGCTGTGGGTTGTGACTCGCTGGACATGTTTGTGCGGCTTCGGAAACGAGATGCGTCAAGAAACCAGTTTCATTGTAAGATGACAATCCAAAGATATGTTATCGTTGATAACGATAAGCGAGGAGGATTGGGGCGGTGTTGTCAGCCTTGAATCTGCATGGTTATGGCGGAGTCATGGCGTTAGTGCTGGACGCAGATTGAGGGGAAAGCTACATCTCGGTACGATATTTCAGCCTAATCTTGATGGACTCTGTGCTGATAAGAGGTAAAGAGAGCGATAAGATAAGTATTTCTTTAGCAAGTTGAGCCAAACGAAACCCCGCCGCAATTCCGGACTTACCCTGTGGCACGAGATCTACCAGCCAAAACTGGCTGAGACGCAATAGGTTGTAGCGTGCTGATCTGGAAGCAGAGTTACcataataaaaaaaaaatagtaAAATTCTAGTATATTTGCTTTGAACATTGTTGAATAATACCCTGAGGTGGCTTCTGCATGTCGTTTGGTCAACAAACTTCGCCCAGCGTGTACATTGACTTTAGAGATTAATTTAAGCTTATCGCCATCTCATCCCCAACTGTCAAGAGCAGAGGCTACATCGTCAATAGCAATGCTGGATTGATTTGGAACATATCTCAAATGAACAACTGTACAAATGACTTCGATGTAACCTGCCAGTTGCGATCATCCACCGGTACTAATGAGAAACGGGCAGACTCGTGCCTTTTAATCTTAAGCTCATGAGGAGATCACCTGTCTTGCCAATAACTGGACGGTCTCTACGCGCTGAAACAAATGCTCTAGCAAATCAAGTGACCATTCAGATTATCCTGAATGGAATTGGAAGGTCATGACTGGAGTTCTAGTCCGGTTTAGGTGCATCATCCCTGGACTTCGGGCCAATCACTCTAACCAGCACGGGCTAGTTTCCCTTCTCGGGAAATATTCCCCCAGCAGGGTTGTAGGGCATAAAATTTGCGAGCTCCTGATGTAACGCTCTGATAGGTCACGCATCTTGATCATAGGAAGAGGATGCGAAAATTCTTGTCATTAAGAATCAAGAGGTGACTATACTTTGCGTCACGCCTGAGAGATAGAGAATCATTGTGTTGAGATACTTGAACACGAGAAATGTCTTCCAAGAAGAAACACTTGTGTTTTGAAGTGTTTTCTTCACTTGAAGTTTTCACTTCTCGAAGGTGACGGGATCACTAGATTGACACGCTAGTAGCATGACATGCGGGAGGCTGTCAATGCAGGTCCGTCGGCATTGAGCCATGAGATCTCGGGCCCTTGCATCTGTTAGCATGATGGATATGACCCATGGCACTGGAATAATAAGATACAGAATATAGATAACTACGTACCAAATGCAATACTTCCCCCTATCCTATAAGAGTGAAAGGTTTCAGTGCCACGATTTTCATTCTAAGCACTCTACCTAGCAGTCTCATTCGAATATCAATTACCAGTACTTCTTACTGAGGTACATTCAAGATGTTTTTCAAGCAACCTTTTACAGTACTCTTGTCCCTTTCCGCCACGGCTCTGGCTTGGGATGCCCCAGGCTACAGTGGTTTTACACGTGTCTGGCAGGATCCCTTTTCTGGCGCAGCCGGCACTCTACCTGACACTAGCCGATGGAACATTATACAGGGATACCTCAACGTCAACGCGGAACTTGAGGTCTATACGTCATCTAGTCGTAACGTCCAACGAAGTGGTGGCGACACCCTCCAGCTAGTCCCATGGCGAGACGCTTCAGCCCTCAAGGGCTGGACTTCTGGCCGTGTCGAGAGCAAATATGTCTTCACACCTCAGCCAGGCAAAGTCACACGGGCCGAGGCCAACTTGCGCTTTGGCTCTTGTTcgatcaacaacaagcaagGAATCTGGCCTGCTTTCTGGATGCTCGGAAATATTCTCCGTAACGGCGGTAGCTGGCCATCTTGTGGCGAGCTTGATGTCATGGAGACAGTTAACGGCCAGTTGACCGGATACGGAACTGCGCACTGTGATGTTTACCCCGGTGGCATTTGCAACGAAGGTACCGGAATCGGTGGAACGGTTGGGCTGCCAAATCAAGATTGGCATACCTGGAGGATCGAGTTTAACCGCGCCAAGAGCAGCTGGCGAGATGAGACTATTACCTGGTTCCTGGACGGACAGCAGTTCCATCAGATCTCGGGTGCGAGGATCAACAACGAAGGAGTCTGGAATACGTTGTGCCATAGCCCCATGTATTTCATCCTCAACGTCGCTGTTGGCGGTACTTGGGTAAGTTATTGAAGATTTCATGATCTGCTCCAAAGCAAAAACTGACAGTATAATAGCCTGGATATCCCAACGGCAACACCTGCGACGGCTATGGTAGCATGATGGAAGTCGGCTATGTCGCCCATTACTCTAACTAAGCGTGACTTGATAAACATCCCCGTCATTTCGACCTACTTCATTAATTCCTGTCGTTTCTACTTTTATATCCCTTTATGCATCGAGATATCCCACCATGTGTTGTTTATCTATTTTGTGGTTTTCCGAGCTATCAGATGGTTGTATACTTCCATATTCGTTCCTTGTGTATTATTATTAGACCTAGTATAGAATACATATTGCACACCTGTACAAGCTAGAATTACTTTCGTGATTTTACTATTTTCTTTGACGTACGTAGGTAAAAGCTAACTAAAGTCTAAAACTAAATTTGATAATACACCCTTACGACACAATGGAGGGCTCTCTATTCAAGATAGCGGCTTATGCACCGACTAGAATACTGACTAGCGCATGCGTGGATTCGTTCTGCCGAGAAATGGATCTTGCCTAAAAAGGAAGGATCAAATCTCAGTGAGTAAGCCAATAGTCTAGGTGGTGATACGATTAGCCCCCACTCCAGGCTTCTCGGCACTGACGGACAAACTTTGTCAAGAGATCGGCGGACGACGTGCGATTCGATGCCAAGGCGCACGATTTTGTAAAGTAGCTTAGAAATTTATTGTATGGTAAAGTTTCCTGATAAGGAAGGATCAAATGCTAAGATATAACTCCGAGGTATTTTGAGAGACCCTCCAGCGGATAAACGAAGTATAAAGAGGCAGCAAATTTCCAAGACAGAAGAACTTCAAAACCATCGAACTACGAGACCTTCCACTATCATCTTGTTCCATCCACTCTTACAATCAGCAAGCCCTTCATACTTGTTAAAGCCGAGCTACCATGTCTacctcaaagtcctcaaaTATCAATATTGTCCTAGGAGTAGCAAACGTAGGCTAAACTCCCCTCGTTCATTCTCAAGAATTTCCCATATCTGATCACTCACTAACAGGTCGGTGACGGCAATGCTGACCCCATGGTACGCTTCCACGAGCCAAGCGACGTCATTGCCTTTCTAAATGCCTTCACCAAACGAGGATATACCCAAATTGACACTGCACGCATCTACTCACCTCATGCGCCTGGTACATCCGAGCCAAAGATCGGAGCCATTCCTGAGAAGAACTTTATCATTGACACAAAAGTTAATTCGTTTCATGACGGGGCTCACTCCAAGGAGAACATCCTCAAAGACATTAATGATTCTCTGAGTGCCTTGAGAATCCAGCAGATCAATATCGAGTATTTGCATCAGCCTGACCGGGCGACTGACCTTAAAGAAGCCTGCGAAGCCATGGACCAAGCCCATAAAGAAGGAAAGATCAAGTACTGGGGTATCAGCAAACACACGGCTCAAGAGGTCGAGACTATTGTCAAGATTTGTCAGGAACACGACTTCGTCAAGCCCAGCGTTTATCAAGGAGAGTATAATCCGATTGCGAGGTCCGCCGAAAAGGAACTTTTTCCAATCTTGCGACGACATGGCATCGCGTTCTATGCTTTTAGTCCAGCTGGAGCTGGATTCTTTGCTGGCAACCATAAGAATGTTCGACCTGGCGGCCGCTTTGATCAATCCGTACGTGTTCATACATCCGCTTATCCATGTGCTAATATGTCTATTAGCTTTTCCTTGGAGGTCTATACTCTGACCGCTATCTCAAACCCTCCATTTCGGAGGCCACGGAGAAAGCGCTGGCTGCAGCTTCTCGACACGGGATTAGCGGCCACGCAGCGGCTCTTCGGTGGACCGCTCACCACGGATCTTTGAGCAAAGAGCTAGGTGATTCTATCATCATTGGTGCATCGAGCTTGGAGCAGCTGAACTCTAACATTGATGCGATTGAGGATGGGCCGCTGCCTGATGATGTAGCAGACGCTCTTGGAGCTGTCTATGCGGAGATTGGGGATGTTCTTCCATATCATGTGTAAAGAAAATGGCATTTGAACTTTGAGCCCTCATCATGGGGGTTTTGTGATTAGTTATCCAATTACTCGCTAGTCCATATCAAGTAGGATCAATATTTAGCTACATCATTCGTGCTGACAAATGCCGAATTCGGACCGTCTATACAGACCCTTCTAATACAAAGGCTTATACagccttggacttgatgagatATTCCTAGTAGTCATACCTGCATAAGAAATCTGGCTGAATTTGTGACGATGAAATTCATTCAGGTGGTGCACAATGCAGGCCCCGAGGCTCTCCGAGAGTCAAAACGCGAAGCTCGTTCGTACTCTGCCCAGGTGGCACACGCCAGAG
Coding sequences within it:
- a CDS encoding endo-1,3(4)-beta-glucanase; amino-acid sequence: MFFKQPFTVLLSLSATALAWDAPGYSGFTRVWQDPFSGAAGTLPDTSRWNIIQGYLNVNAELEVYTSSSRNVQRSGGDTLQLVPWRDASALKGWTSGRVESKYVFTPQPGKVTRAEANLRFGSCSINNKQGIWPAFWMLGNILRNGGSWPSCGELDVMETVNGQLTGYGTAHCDVYPGGICNEGTGIGGTVGLPNQDWHTWRIEFNRAKSSWRDETITWFLDGQQFHQISGARINNEGVWNTLCHSPMYFILNVAVGGTWPGYPNGNTCDGYGSMMEVGYVAHYSN